In a single window of the Biomphalaria glabrata chromosome 5, xgBioGlab47.1, whole genome shotgun sequence genome:
- the LOC106059651 gene encoding uncharacterized protein LOC106059651: protein MQQEVKVKEEWLGTEGSQKAPSKRKRKGDDPDLDEALYQWFSALSKQGDIVNDALLKAKLEEFAQDMGRMDIKATDSWLCRWKYRYGVCFPESEGDKILGGSLRLMPKGNREVYSLLIQEVQNRECLYVPTHPQYKDRQKLESEWTEIGQILGVSGHVAKKTWQNLRSSYTRCLASEKAQSLTGGRKTTWYLKDQMEFLREYMSTMSALDVGRNHNGFDEIGPSTEELVDSYIKEQEKELEDSTNDSGSSFYHSPNAILPTSLKRLKPSSSSYFNDSASPMADTLVRLLTSDSDDDLVFFKGLLPSVRQLTPANNRKFKHSISNYLFEMLDAQEADPGQKIAEPILNHQ from the exons ATGCAGCAAGAAGTGAAAGTCAAAGAAGAATGGTTAGGGACCGAGGGATCTCAAAAAGCTCCATCAAAACGAAAGAGGAAAGGCGATGACCCAGACTTAGATGAGGCTTTGTATCAGTGGTTCTCAGCCTTGTCGAAACAGGGCGATATAGTCAATGATGCATTGTTAAAAGCCAAGTTAGAAGAGTTTGCTCAGGATATGGGCCGCATGGATATCAAAGCAACAGACAGTTGGCTGTGTCGTTGGAAATACAGATATGGCGTTTGTTTTCCTGAATCTGAGGGAGACAAAATATTAGGGGGCAGCTTACGTTTG ATGCCTAAAGGAAACAGAGAAGTGTACTCACTCCTGATACAGGAAGTACAGAATCGAGAATGTCTGTATGTGCCGACCCACCCACAGTACAAAGACAGGCAGAAGTTGGAGTCAGAGTGGACAGAGATTGGCCAGATTTTAGGAGTCTCAG GTCATGTGGCTAAAAAGACTTGGCAGAACTTAAGAAGTTCCTACACACGATGTCTGGCTAGTGAGAAGGCGCAAAGCTTGACGGGTGGTAGAAAAACAACTTGGTATCTGAAGGACCAGATGGAGTTTCTAAGGGAATACATGTCCACCATGTCTGCTTTGGATGTTGGCCGAAACCACAATGGCTTTGATGAGATTGGTCCATCCACTGAAGAGCTGGTGGACAGCTACATCAAGGAACAAGAGAAGGAGCTCGAGGATTCCACAAACGATTCAGGTTCTTCATTCTATCATTCTCCCAATGCTATTTTACCTACCTCACTGAAGAGACTTAAACCATCCTCATCATCTTACTTTAATGACTCGGCCTCGCCTATGGCGGATACTTTGGTAAGGCTTTTAACCTCAGACTCTGATGATGACCTGGTGTTTTTTAAAGGACTTCTTCCATCTGTCAGGCAGCTGACGCCAGCGAACAATCGCAAGTTTAAGCACTCTATATCGAATTATCTTTTTGAAATGCTAGACGCTCAGGAGGCAGATCCAGGACAAAAGATTGCTGAGCCAATTCTTAATCATCAGTAG